The following are from one region of the Litorilinea aerophila genome:
- a CDS encoding type 1 glutamine amidotransferase domain-containing protein: protein MSLEGKHVAVLAEDMYEDPELWYPYYRLLEAGARVTLVGPEAKTYTSKHGYPVKAEVAASQVKAADFDGVVVPGGFAPDRLRRYPEILSLVKGVHDQGGMVAAICHAAWVPISAGIMRGKRATCVSAIKDDLINAGAEYVDEPVVVDGKLVTSRTPADLPYFLPAIIAALES from the coding sequence ATGAGCCTCGAAGGAAAACATGTGGCCGTCCTGGCTGAAGATATGTACGAAGATCCGGAGCTGTGGTATCCCTACTACCGCCTGCTGGAGGCGGGCGCCCGGGTGACCCTGGTGGGGCCAGAGGCGAAGACCTACACCAGCAAGCATGGTTACCCGGTCAAGGCTGAGGTGGCCGCTTCCCAGGTGAAGGCCGCCGACTTCGACGGCGTGGTGGTGCCCGGTGGCTTTGCGCCGGACCGGCTGCGCCGTTACCCCGAAATCCTCTCCCTGGTGAAGGGCGTCCACGACCAGGGTGGCATGGTGGCCGCCATCTGCCACGCTGCCTGGGTACCCATCTCGGCCGGTATCATGCGGGGAAAACGGGCCACCTGCGTCAGCGCCATCAAGGATGACCTCATCAACGCCGGCGCCGAGTATGTGGACGAGCCCGTGGTGGTGGACGGCAAGCTGGTCACATCCCGGACGCCGGCCGACCTGCCCTACTTCCTGCCGGCCATCATCGCCGCTCTCGAAAGCTGA
- a CDS encoding zinc-binding alcohol dehydrogenase family protein, translating into MTAIVQEVYGGPEVLHFAQVPRPALRPQDLLVRVRAIAVNPVDTKVRAGGPANTPVPDAPKILGWDGAGIVAAVGPEVDRFQVGDEVYFAGDITRAGCYAEYVAVDERIVGHKPQTLSFEAAAAMPLTSLTAWEGIIETLGVDEGGRDAGRSILIVGGGGGVGSIAIQIAKRVCRLHVVATASRPESQAQCRKMGADQVIDHSQRLRPQLQELGYTGVDYIFSTAPLGNFPQLVEVLNPLGKICLILGGPEAKALDVSGLVPIRGSVAWELMFTRPRLNVEPEKQGAILNRVAELLDDQTLESTLSAVLSWRDIQEAHRMLETGHTIGKIALRVDG; encoded by the coding sequence ATGACCGCCATTGTGCAGGAGGTCTACGGCGGGCCAGAGGTGCTGCACTTTGCCCAGGTTCCCCGGCCAGCGCTGCGCCCCCAGGACTTGCTAGTGCGGGTGCGGGCCATCGCGGTCAACCCCGTGGACACCAAAGTGCGGGCGGGAGGGCCAGCCAATACCCCCGTGCCCGATGCGCCCAAAATCCTGGGCTGGGATGGCGCCGGCATCGTGGCCGCAGTAGGCCCGGAAGTGGACCGTTTCCAGGTGGGCGACGAAGTCTACTTTGCCGGTGACATCACCCGGGCCGGCTGCTACGCGGAATACGTGGCCGTAGACGAACGCATCGTGGGCCACAAGCCCCAGACCCTGAGCTTCGAGGCGGCCGCAGCCATGCCCCTCACTTCCCTCACCGCCTGGGAAGGGATCATCGAAACCCTGGGCGTGGACGAGGGCGGTCGAGATGCAGGTCGATCCATCCTCATCGTGGGCGGCGGAGGCGGCGTGGGGTCCATCGCCATCCAGATCGCCAAACGGGTTTGCCGGCTCCACGTGGTCGCCACCGCCTCTCGGCCCGAATCCCAGGCCCAATGCCGCAAGATGGGCGCGGACCAGGTCATTGACCACAGCCAGCGCCTGCGTCCTCAGCTCCAGGAGTTGGGCTACACCGGCGTGGACTACATCTTCAGCACCGCGCCCCTGGGCAACTTCCCCCAACTGGTGGAGGTGCTCAACCCCCTGGGCAAGATCTGCCTGATCCTGGGCGGGCCGGAGGCGAAGGCCCTGGACGTGAGCGGCCTGGTGCCCATTCGGGGCAGCGTGGCGTGGGAGCTCATGTTCACCCGCCCCCGCCTCAACGTGGAGCCGGAAAAGCAGGGCGCCATCCTGAACCGGGTGGCCGAACTGCTGGACGACCAGACCCTGGAGTCGACCCTGAGCGCCGTCCTCTCCTGGCGCGACATCCAGGAGGCCCATCGCATGTTGGAGACGGGCCACACCATCGGTAAAATCGCGCTGCGGGTGGATGGATAA
- a CDS encoding ABC transporter ATP-binding protein: MQGRFAIYRRLLGYLRPYWRQVLIAYTSMLIATGLNLIVPQVIKSAIDNGLTTRQPSALFTAAGLILGIAVLRGMVSFSQRFFGEWLTFRVAYDLRNHFYWRVQNLPFAFHDRAQTGDLMSRATSDITETERFTGVGLMDLIATILLLAGVVVALFLEHARLALLVIGPLALLVATALRFGNIIRPMFKVIQEQMGTLSSVMQESMTGIGVVKAFAREQYELEKFDRENESWFQKRYAAIQVWANFWPLFTLILASAILLLLWFGGPQAIRGEVTVGSLFAMISYVLLLNGPVLRIGFLVNMAATASASAARVFEIIDTPNEVEEPPDAIPLEEVQGEVRFEHVSFAYGAGRSVLEDIDFVAKPGQVVALIGPTGSGKSTITNLIPRFYDPTSGRVLVDGVDIRRVQLQSLRRHIGIVLQEPFLFSTTIAENIAYGRPEASMEEIIAAAKAARAHDFIVSFPEGYQTRVGERGVTLSGGQKQRIAIARALLRDPRILILDDSTSSVDTETEHLIQEALAVLMEGRTTFVIAQRLLTLKNADQILVLNHGRIVERGTHQELLARRGLYRAIYDLQLKDQEEFIALQQQQQAAPDTPASCVTRR, from the coding sequence ATGCAAGGAAGATTCGCCATCTATCGACGGCTGCTGGGTTATTTGCGCCCCTACTGGCGCCAGGTGCTCATCGCCTACACCTCCATGCTCATCGCCACGGGGCTCAATCTGATTGTGCCCCAGGTCATCAAAAGTGCCATCGACAACGGCCTGACCACCCGGCAACCCTCCGCCCTCTTCACCGCGGCCGGCCTCATCCTGGGCATCGCAGTGCTGCGGGGCATGGTCTCCTTCAGCCAGCGCTTCTTCGGCGAGTGGCTGACCTTCCGGGTGGCCTACGACCTGCGTAACCACTTCTACTGGCGGGTGCAGAACCTCCCCTTCGCCTTCCACGACCGGGCTCAAACGGGCGACCTGATGAGCCGGGCCACCAGCGATATCACCGAGACGGAGCGCTTTACCGGCGTGGGCCTGATGGACCTCATCGCCACCATCCTGCTGCTGGCCGGCGTGGTGGTAGCCCTCTTCCTGGAGCATGCCCGGCTGGCCCTGCTGGTGATCGGCCCCCTGGCCCTGCTGGTGGCCACGGCCCTGCGCTTCGGCAACATCATCCGCCCCATGTTCAAGGTGATCCAGGAACAGATGGGCACCCTCTCGTCGGTGATGCAGGAGAGCATGACCGGCATCGGCGTGGTCAAGGCCTTCGCCCGAGAGCAATACGAGCTGGAGAAGTTCGACCGGGAAAATGAAAGCTGGTTCCAGAAACGCTACGCGGCCATCCAGGTGTGGGCCAACTTCTGGCCCCTCTTCACCCTGATCCTGGCCTCGGCCATCCTGCTGCTCCTCTGGTTTGGCGGCCCCCAGGCCATCCGCGGGGAGGTGACCGTGGGCTCCCTCTTCGCCATGATCTCCTACGTGCTGCTCCTCAACGGCCCGGTGCTGCGCATCGGCTTTCTGGTCAACATGGCGGCCACGGCCAGCGCCAGCGCCGCCCGGGTCTTCGAGATCATCGACACGCCCAACGAGGTGGAGGAACCGCCCGACGCCATCCCCCTGGAGGAGGTGCAGGGCGAGGTCCGCTTCGAGCACGTGAGCTTCGCCTACGGCGCCGGCCGCAGCGTCCTGGAGGACATCGACTTCGTGGCCAAACCGGGCCAGGTGGTGGCCCTCATCGGCCCCACCGGCTCTGGCAAGTCCACCATCACCAACCTGATCCCCCGCTTCTACGACCCCACCTCGGGGCGGGTGCTGGTGGATGGCGTGGACATCCGCCGGGTGCAGCTCCAGAGCCTGCGCCGGCACATCGGCATCGTGCTTCAGGAGCCCTTCCTCTTCAGCACCACCATCGCCGAGAATATCGCCTACGGCCGCCCCGAAGCCTCCATGGAGGAGATCATCGCCGCGGCCAAGGCTGCCCGGGCCCACGATTTCATCGTCTCCTTCCCGGAGGGGTACCAGACCCGGGTGGGAGAACGGGGGGTGACCCTCTCCGGTGGCCAGAAACAGCGCATCGCCATCGCCCGGGCCCTCCTGCGGGACCCCCGTATCCTCATTCTGGATGATTCCACCAGCAGCGTGGACACCGAGACAGAGCACCTGATCCAGGAGGCGCTGGCCGTGCTGATGGAGGGGCGAACCACCTTCGTCATTGCCCAGCGCCTGTTGACCCTGAAAAACGCGGACCAGATCCTGGTTCTGAACCATGGCCGCATTGTGGAGCGGGGGACCCACCAGGAGCTGCTGGCCCGCCGCGGCCTCTACCGGGCAATCTACGACCTGCAGCTCAAGGATCAGGAGGAGTTCATCGCCCTCCAGCAACAACAACAGGCGGCGCCCGATACGCCGGCGTCCTGTGTGACCAGGAGGTAA
- a CDS encoding ABC transporter ATP-binding protein, which yields MTDIAVRCENLSKSYQPPLAAVQDVNLTVHVGEIVALLGPSGCGKTTTLRLIAGFERPTQGRVLIGNRVVAGPGIFVPPEQRRVGMVFQNYALFPHLSVAENVAYGLKRGEDRERRVREVLALVGLRGMENRMPHALSGGQQQRVALARALAPRPQVLLLDEPFSGLDESLRDQVRGEVLQILRETQVTVVFVTHHQDEALYMGDRIAVMNEGRVEQIGPPETVFAAPASRFVAEFMGASFFLEGVVREGGLETELGFLAQPVDLPVGTRVEIAARPDDLTLTPDPDGPGRIVRMVYRGSSYLYDVHLSSGRLVRWEGPHTIRYAPGTAVRVALTPGHPLAYFPLREEPEGHRAEQAPMLMDR from the coding sequence ATGACTGATATTGCCGTTCGCTGTGAAAATCTGAGCAAAAGCTACCAGCCTCCCTTGGCCGCGGTTCAGGATGTGAACCTGACGGTCCACGTGGGGGAGATTGTGGCCCTTCTGGGGCCCAGCGGCTGTGGTAAGACCACCACCCTGCGCCTGATTGCCGGCTTTGAACGGCCCACCCAGGGCCGCGTCCTCATCGGCAATCGGGTGGTGGCCGGGCCGGGTATTTTTGTGCCGCCGGAACAGCGGCGGGTGGGGATGGTCTTCCAGAACTACGCCCTGTTTCCCCATCTGAGCGTGGCGGAAAATGTGGCCTATGGCTTGAAGCGGGGAGAGGACCGGGAGCGACGGGTGCGGGAGGTGCTGGCTCTGGTGGGGCTGAGGGGCATGGAGAACCGCATGCCCCACGCCCTCTCGGGCGGCCAGCAACAGCGGGTGGCCCTGGCCCGGGCGCTGGCGCCCCGCCCCCAGGTGCTGCTGCTGGATGAGCCCTTCTCTGGGCTGGACGAAAGCTTGCGGGACCAGGTGCGGGGCGAGGTGTTGCAGATCCTGCGGGAGACCCAGGTGACGGTGGTCTTTGTGACCCACCACCAGGACGAGGCCCTCTACATGGGCGACCGCATTGCGGTGATGAACGAAGGCCGGGTGGAGCAAATTGGCCCGCCGGAGACGGTCTTCGCCGCGCCGGCCTCCCGCTTTGTGGCCGAGTTCATGGGTGCCTCCTTCTTCCTGGAAGGGGTGGTTCGCGAGGGCGGCCTGGAGACGGAGCTGGGCTTTCTGGCGCAGCCCGTTGACCTGCCCGTGGGTACCCGGGTGGAGATTGCAGCCCGGCCCGACGATCTCACCCTGACCCCGGACCCGGACGGGCCCGGACGGATTGTGCGCATGGTCTATCGGGGCAGCTCGTACCTCTATGATGTCCACCTGTCCTCGGGACGACTGGTGCGCTGGGAAGGTCCCCACACAATTCGCTATGCACCGGGGACAGCCGTGCGGGTGGCGTTGACGCCGGGCCACCCCCTGGCCTACTTTCCGCTCAGGGAGGAGCCAGAGGGGCACAGGGCCGAGCAGGCCCCTATGCTCATGGACCGTTGA
- a CDS encoding energy-coupling factor ABC transporter permease, with protein MNWLLLLNASLKPTLLHIPDGFLSTPVSLVGWLLAVVTIGYALRQTQDQLGERQVPVLGVMAAFIFAAQAVNFPVAGGTSGHLLGGALAAIVLGPWAAVLVMAAVIGLQALLFQDGGLLVMGWNIMNMGVLTAFTGALVYRLVGRLIQGQTGLMVAGAAGAWLSVEVGAVATALQLAVSGTSPLAIALPAMAGIHALIGVGEALITVGALLLIARTRPDLLAAGEAAPGAETARWVAGGLLISLFVALLSWAASPAPDGLERVAADQGFLARAMDPLYRLLPDYTVPFISHPALSGVVAVVLGTVLVFGLAYGVGRLVRRQRIAP; from the coding sequence ATGAATTGGCTTCTGTTGCTGAACGCGTCCCTGAAACCGACCCTTCTCCACATTCCAGACGGCTTCCTGAGCACCCCCGTTTCCCTGGTGGGATGGCTCCTGGCCGTGGTGACCATCGGCTACGCCCTGCGTCAGACCCAGGATCAGCTGGGGGAACGGCAGGTTCCGGTGCTGGGGGTCATGGCCGCCTTTATCTTTGCGGCCCAGGCGGTGAACTTCCCCGTGGCGGGCGGCACCAGCGGCCACCTGCTGGGCGGTGCGCTGGCCGCCATCGTCCTCGGGCCGTGGGCAGCCGTCCTGGTGATGGCCGCGGTGATCGGCCTGCAGGCCCTCTTGTTTCAGGATGGCGGGCTGCTGGTCATGGGCTGGAACATCATGAACATGGGCGTCCTCACCGCGTTCACCGGCGCCCTGGTCTATCGCCTGGTGGGACGCCTCATCCAGGGTCAGACCGGCCTGATGGTGGCCGGGGCGGCCGGGGCCTGGCTCTCGGTGGAGGTGGGCGCGGTAGCCACGGCCCTCCAGCTGGCCGTCTCCGGCACGTCCCCCCTGGCCATTGCCCTGCCGGCCATGGCGGGCATCCATGCCCTCATCGGCGTGGGCGAGGCCCTGATTACCGTGGGCGCGCTGCTGCTCATCGCCCGCACCCGCCCTGACCTGTTGGCAGCCGGGGAAGCAGCGCCGGGCGCAGAGACAGCCCGCTGGGTTGCCGGCGGCCTGCTCATCTCCCTGTTCGTGGCGCTCCTCTCCTGGGCCGCCTCCCCCGCGCCGGACGGCCTGGAGCGGGTGGCCGCGGACCAGGGCTTCCTGGCCCGGGCCATGGATCCGCTTTATCGCCTGCTGCCCGACTATACCGTACCCTTCATCAGCCACCCGGCCCTCTCGGGGGTGGTGGCGGTCGTCCTGGGAACGGTACTGGTCTTTGGCCTGGCCTACGGCGTAGGTCGGTTGGTGCGCCGGCAGCGGATTGCGCCGTGA
- a CDS encoding ABC transporter ATP-binding protein: MSQATQTQTQTPSASTAPSTLRGADRPGWAWLFGTRLSAEEQERLAREDKIRDLLPEEEEDTIGKAYDSRLLRRLFTYMRPYRARMIAAVILMSISSLLSVAGPWFIGQAIDQGIRAGSLPQLRLWTVIFLLAAVLEWATNRSRIALMAYVGTRIVADLRSELFRHLHRLSLNFHNNYSVGRLMSRLISDVGVLQDFVTWSITGLARSGFVLLGIIVAMVSLNWRLALVTFAVLPLMIWLTNYWRKRVRSAYRATRTRLSLINGYLNESISGIRVTQSFTRERRNFQHFDDLNRSYFDANVDAARLTAIFFPGVDFMGALATALVVGVGGWLVLGDALTAGTLVAFVLYVDRFFEPIRELAQRYNTFQATMAGCERLFQLLDTQPDLVDAPDAYPLPPIQGRVDLENVFFQYKDGEPVLRGVTLHAEPGQRIALVGETGAGKSTVIRLIARFFDVTDGAVKIDGHDVRHVTQQSLRSQLGIVLQDTFLFGGTIADNIRYGRPEASDEEVVAAAQAIGAHEFIAQLPEGYQTQVGENGVNLSVGQRQLISFARALLADPRILILDEATSSVDTTTEKQIQFALDRLMEGRTSFVIAHRLSTIINADQIVVMDHGRIVEQGTHQELLARRGRYYNLYTMQWAAQNGGGFTQN, encoded by the coding sequence ATGTCCCAGGCAACTCAGACGCAAACGCAGACGCCTTCCGCCTCCACGGCCCCATCCACCTTGCGGGGCGCAGATCGACCGGGCTGGGCCTGGCTCTTCGGCACCCGCCTCAGCGCGGAGGAGCAGGAGCGGCTGGCCCGGGAGGATAAAATCCGCGACCTCTTGCCGGAGGAAGAGGAAGACACCATTGGCAAGGCCTACGACAGCCGCCTCCTCCGGCGCCTCTTCACCTACATGCGGCCCTACCGGGCCCGCATGATCGCGGCGGTGATCCTCATGTCCATTTCGTCCCTGCTCAGCGTGGCCGGGCCCTGGTTCATCGGCCAGGCCATCGACCAGGGCATCCGGGCCGGTTCCCTCCCCCAACTGCGCCTGTGGACGGTCATCTTCCTGCTGGCCGCGGTGCTGGAATGGGCCACCAACCGCAGCCGCATCGCGCTCATGGCCTATGTGGGGACCCGCATCGTGGCGGACCTGCGCAGCGAGCTCTTCCGCCACCTGCACCGGCTCTCCCTCAACTTCCACAACAACTACAGCGTGGGCCGCCTGATGAGCCGGCTCATCAGCGACGTGGGCGTGCTGCAGGACTTCGTCACCTGGTCCATCACCGGGCTGGCCCGCTCCGGCTTCGTGCTCTTGGGGATCATCGTGGCCATGGTCTCCCTCAACTGGCGCCTGGCCCTGGTCACCTTTGCCGTGCTGCCCCTGATGATCTGGCTCACCAACTACTGGCGCAAGCGGGTTCGCAGCGCGTACCGGGCCACCCGCACCCGCCTTTCCCTGATCAATGGCTACCTGAATGAGTCCATCTCCGGTATTCGGGTGACCCAGAGCTTCACCCGGGAGCGGCGCAACTTCCAGCACTTTGATGACCTGAACCGCTCCTACTTCGACGCCAACGTGGATGCCGCCCGGCTAACGGCCATCTTCTTCCCTGGCGTGGACTTCATGGGCGCGCTGGCCACCGCGCTGGTGGTGGGGGTGGGCGGCTGGCTGGTCCTGGGCGATGCCCTCACCGCCGGCACCCTGGTGGCCTTCGTCCTCTACGTGGACCGCTTCTTCGAGCCCATCCGGGAACTGGCCCAGCGCTACAACACCTTCCAGGCCACCATGGCCGGCTGCGAACGGCTCTTCCAGCTGCTGGATACCCAGCCAGACCTGGTGGACGCGCCTGACGCCTATCCCCTGCCGCCCATCCAGGGCCGGGTGGATCTGGAAAACGTCTTCTTCCAGTACAAGGATGGGGAACCGGTGCTGCGGGGCGTGACCCTCCATGCAGAGCCCGGTCAGCGCATCGCCCTGGTGGGCGAGACCGGCGCAGGCAAGAGCACGGTCATTCGCCTCATTGCCCGCTTCTTCGACGTGACCGACGGTGCGGTGAAGATCGACGGCCACGACGTGCGCCACGTCACCCAGCAGAGCCTGCGCTCCCAGCTGGGCATCGTCCTGCAGGACACCTTCCTCTTTGGCGGCACCATTGCGGATAACATCCGCTACGGCCGGCCAGAGGCCAGCGATGAGGAAGTGGTGGCCGCGGCCCAGGCCATCGGCGCCCACGAGTTCATTGCCCAATTGCCCGAGGGCTACCAGACCCAGGTGGGCGAGAACGGCGTCAACCTGAGCGTGGGCCAGCGGCAGCTCATCTCCTTCGCCCGGGCCCTGCTGGCGGATCCCCGCATCCTGATCCTGGACGAAGCCACCAGCAGCGTGGACACCACCACCGAGAAGCAGATCCAGTTCGCGCTGGACCGGCTCATGGAGGGGCGCACATCGTTTGTGATTGCCCACCGGCTGAGCACCATCATCAACGCTGACCAAATCGTGGTGATGGACCACGGGCGCATCGTGGAACAGGGCACCCACCAGGAGCTCCTGGCCCGCCGGGGACGCTACTACAACCTGTACACCATGCAGTGGGCCGCGCAGAACGGCGGCGGCTTCACCCAAAACTGA
- a CDS encoding ABC transporter permease: protein MLNFFRPAVSLIQKQRPWQLRLPMYGYGWLLWAAGLVVGAILLLPVAYLLIRSLEAGPAGWENLVQGRTLLTLARTLGLALAVTGASLVIAVPLAWLTVRTDVPLRRLWSILTPLPLVMPSYVGAYLMVSALGPRGLVQQLLEGPLGIQRLPPIYGFPGALITLTFLSYPYLLLSARATLLRLDPALEEAARNLGDSAWRVFWRVTLPLMRPGLGAGSLLVALYALRDFGAVAIMRYDTFTRVIYVQYRSFDRSQAALLALLLVAVTLVLVLLEFRIQRRAAYYQGVSGTARPPSLVHLGRWRWPAFLFCAGVTFFALVLPALVLVYWLVRGLLAGETVNDLGLATWNSLLASGLAALVTTLAALPVAILVVRRPGRLSQLLERLTYSAFALPGIVIALALVFFGANHAPWLYQTLPMLLLAYCILFIPQAVGSLRASLLQIHPSIEEAARSLGRGPLSVFATVTLPLLRPGLLAGMSLVFLTAMKELPATLLLAPIGFKTLAIAVWSSVSEAFFAAAAAPALFIVLASSLPMALNILREERDD, encoded by the coding sequence ATGCTGAACTTTTTTCGCCCTGCGGTTTCATTGATCCAGAAACAACGCCCCTGGCAGCTGCGGCTGCCCATGTACGGGTATGGCTGGCTGCTGTGGGCGGCCGGCCTGGTAGTGGGGGCCATCCTTTTGCTGCCGGTGGCCTACCTGCTCATTCGTAGCCTGGAGGCCGGGCCGGCAGGCTGGGAGAACCTGGTGCAGGGCCGTACCCTGTTGACCCTGGCCCGCACCCTGGGGTTGGCCCTTGCGGTCACCGGCGCCTCCCTGGTGATTGCCGTGCCCCTGGCCTGGCTCACCGTGCGCACCGACGTGCCCCTGCGGCGGCTCTGGTCCATCCTCACCCCGTTGCCCCTGGTCATGCCCAGCTACGTGGGCGCCTACCTGATGGTCTCGGCCCTGGGTCCCCGGGGGTTGGTCCAGCAGTTGTTGGAGGGGCCCCTGGGTATCCAGCGACTGCCCCCCATTTACGGCTTTCCCGGCGCGCTGATCACCCTGACATTTCTGAGCTATCCGTATCTGCTGTTGAGCGCCCGGGCCACGCTGCTGCGCCTGGATCCTGCCCTGGAAGAGGCGGCCCGCAACCTGGGGGACAGTGCCTGGCGGGTCTTCTGGCGGGTGACCCTGCCGCTGATGCGCCCGGGGTTGGGGGCGGGCAGCCTCCTGGTGGCCCTCTACGCCCTGCGGGACTTCGGCGCGGTGGCCATCATGCGCTACGACACCTTCACCCGGGTAATCTACGTCCAGTACCGGTCCTTCGACCGCTCCCAGGCCGCGCTGCTGGCGCTGCTGCTGGTGGCCGTCACCCTGGTGCTGGTGTTGCTGGAATTTCGCATCCAGCGGCGGGCGGCCTACTACCAGGGCGTCAGCGGGACGGCTCGGCCGCCGTCCCTGGTGCATCTGGGGCGCTGGCGCTGGCCGGCCTTCCTCTTCTGCGCCGGCGTCACCTTCTTCGCCCTGGTACTGCCGGCCCTGGTGTTGGTCTACTGGCTGGTGCGGGGCCTGCTGGCCGGGGAGACGGTCAACGACCTGGGGCTGGCCACGTGGAACTCGCTGCTGGCCTCTGGGCTGGCTGCGCTGGTCACAACCCTGGCCGCCCTGCCTGTGGCCATCCTGGTGGTGCGGCGGCCGGGCCGGCTGAGCCAGTTGTTGGAGCGGTTGACCTACAGCGCCTTTGCCCTGCCGGGCATTGTCATCGCGCTGGCCCTGGTCTTCTTCGGCGCCAACCATGCCCCCTGGCTCTATCAAACCCTGCCCATGCTGCTCCTGGCCTACTGCATCCTCTTCATCCCCCAGGCGGTGGGTTCCCTGCGGGCATCCCTGCTCCAGATCCACCCCAGCATCGAGGAGGCGGCCCGCAGCCTGGGACGAGGGCCCCTCTCGGTCTTCGCCACGGTCACGCTGCCGCTGCTGCGGCCGGGGCTGCTGGCCGGGATGAGCCTGGTCTTTCTGACGGCCATGAAGGAACTGCCGGCCACCTTGCTCCTGGCGCCCATCGGCTTCAAGACCCTGGCCATCGCGGTCTGGTCCTCGGTGTCGGAGGCTTTCTTTGCCGCCGCGGCCGCACCGGCGCTGTTCATTGTATTGGCGTCCTCTTTGCCCATGGCGCTGAACATCTTGCGGGAAGAACGTGATGACTGA
- the cbiQ gene encoding cobalt ECF transporter T component CbiQ, translating into MHIHLQDRYHHRESLIHGLDPRTKVALTILFILAVSLAPFGAFGIYVLLWLAAMEAAYFSRLGPLFVLKRSVIALPFALAAITLPFTVPGETIATLPLFGGLAITDAGTLRALSILVKSWISVQMAILLVATTPFHDLLWALRALYVPAPLVAIISFMYRYLNVLADEALRLLRARAARSAALPGVPSGGSLTWRGKVAGYMVGSLMLRSFERSERIYQAMVARGYRGSIRTLAHHHPGFADWVAWAVMFLLLAIVLMVKFL; encoded by the coding sequence ATGCACATCCATCTACAGGATCGCTATCACCATCGAGAGTCCCTGATCCACGGGCTGGATCCCCGGACCAAGGTGGCCCTGACGATTCTCTTCATCCTGGCCGTGAGCCTGGCTCCGTTCGGCGCCTTCGGCATCTATGTCCTGCTCTGGCTGGCTGCCATGGAGGCCGCCTACTTCTCTCGATTGGGGCCGCTCTTCGTGCTCAAGCGCTCGGTGATCGCCCTGCCCTTTGCCCTGGCCGCGATCACCCTGCCCTTCACCGTGCCGGGCGAGACCATCGCTACCCTGCCCCTGTTCGGCGGCCTGGCCATCACCGACGCGGGTACCCTGCGCGCCCTGAGCATCCTGGTCAAGTCCTGGATCTCGGTTCAGATGGCCATCCTGCTGGTGGCCACCACTCCCTTCCACGACCTGCTGTGGGCGCTGCGTGCGCTCTATGTGCCGGCGCCCCTGGTGGCCATCATCTCCTTCATGTATCGCTACCTGAACGTGCTGGCCGACGAGGCCCTGCGCCTGCTCCGTGCCCGGGCCGCCCGCAGCGCAGCCCTGCCCGGCGTGCCTAGCGGCGGCAGCCTGACCTGGCGGGGCAAAGTCGCCGGCTACATGGTGGGCAGTCTGATGCTGCGCTCCTTCGAACGCAGCGAGCGCATCTACCAGGCCATGGTCGCCCGAGGCTATCGGGGGTCCATCCGAACCCTGGCACACCATCACCCCGGGTTTGCCGATTGGGTGGCATGGGCCGTCATGTTCCTGCTGTTGGCCATCGTGCTCATGGTCAAGTTTCTCTGA
- a CDS encoding energy-coupling factor ABC transporter ATP-binding protein, with translation MHHTIEVEDLYFTYPDGREALRGVNLTVPPGVKMTLVGPNGAGKSTLMLHLNGILRGEGRVRVAGMEMNEENLPRIRAAVGMVFQNPDDQLFSLTVFDDVAFGPLHMGLPEADVLLRVETALRAVGMSEYRNRVSHHLSMGEKKRIAIATVLSMHPEILVLDEPSAGLDPRARRMLINLLKGLDMTMLISSHDMPLVAELAEQTAIMDNGQVVACGPTAQLLADHALLERHGLAP, from the coding sequence GTGCACCACACCATCGAAGTCGAGGATCTGTACTTCACCTACCCGGACGGGCGGGAGGCCCTGCGGGGCGTCAACCTGACCGTTCCCCCCGGGGTCAAGATGACCCTGGTGGGCCCCAACGGTGCGGGCAAATCCACCCTCATGCTGCACCTGAACGGCATTCTGCGGGGTGAAGGCCGGGTGCGGGTGGCGGGGATGGAGATGAACGAGGAAAATCTTCCCCGCATCCGGGCCGCGGTGGGCATGGTCTTCCAGAACCCGGACGACCAGCTCTTTTCCCTTACCGTCTTCGATGACGTGGCCTTTGGGCCGCTCCACATGGGTCTGCCAGAAGCGGACGTGCTCCTGCGGGTGGAGACGGCGCTGCGGGCGGTGGGCATGTCTGAGTACCGGAACCGGGTCTCCCACCACCTGAGCATGGGGGAGAAGAAGCGCATTGCCATCGCCACCGTCCTCTCCATGCACCCGGAGATCCTGGTGCTGGACGAGCCGTCGGCCGGCCTGGACCCTCGAGCCCGGCGCATGCTGATCAACCTGCTCAAAGGGCTGGACATGACCATGCTCATCTCCAGCCACGACATGCCCCTGGTGGCGGAACTTGCCGAGCAGACAGCCATTATGGATAATGGCCAGGTGGTAGCCTGTGGCCCCACAGCCCAGCTGTTGGCCGACCACGCCCTGTTGGAACGGCATGGCCTGGCCCCTTAG